The Mixophyes fleayi isolate aMixFle1 chromosome 1, aMixFle1.hap1, whole genome shotgun sequence genome includes a region encoding these proteins:
- the HS3ST1 gene encoding heparan sulfate glucosamine 3-O-sulfotransferase 1 yields MFAMASLLFGVTLLFIHPQLVPSRPTSNEKIYTTPPPGNELKNILHPNGSQQHLPHSIIIGVRKGGTRALLEMLSLHSEISAAESEIHFFDWKDQYGKGLQWYVSQMPFSYPHQLTVEKTPAYFTSPDVPERIYNMNGTIKLLLILRDPIERVLSDYTQVYYNHMQKNKTYPPVEQLLLRNRELNTDYKAINKSLYYNYMENWLKFFPLQNIHIVDGDYLIKDPFHEMQKVERFLNLAPQINASNFYFNKTKGFYCLRDSGRERCLHESKGRAHPHINSFLLAKLRAYFYEPNKKFFELVGRTFDWL; encoded by the coding sequence ATGTTTGCCATGGCCTCATTACTTTTTGGTGTGACTCTCCTTTTCATTCATCCACAACTGGTGCCTTCTAGACCAACTTCAAATGAAAAGATCTATACAACTCCCCCTCCTGGTAATGAACTAAAGAACATCCTCCATCCAAATGGTAGTCAACAGCATTTACCACACTCTATTATCATTGGAGTACGGAAGGGAGGAACCAGGGCTCTGTTAGAAATGCTCAGTCTCCACTCTGAAATATCTGCAGCCGAAAGTGAAATCCATTTCTTCGACTGGAAAGATCAGTATGGAAAAGGTCTACAATGGTATGTAAGTCAAATGCCTTTCTCCTACCCTCACCAGCTCACGGTGGAGAAAACCCCAGCATACTTCACGTCACCTGATGTTCCTGAACGGATATACAACATGAACGGCACTATCAAACTCTTGCTTATCCTAAGAGACCCTATTGAAAGAGTTTTATCAGATTATACCCAAGTGTACTATAATCACATGCAGAAAAATAAGACTTATCCACCCGTGGAACAGCTACTTTTAAGAAACCGTGAACTTAACACTGACTACAAAGCCATAAACAAGAGTTTATATTACAATTATATGGAAAACTGGCTGAAGTTTTTCCCACTTCAAAATATTCATATTGTTGACGGAGATTATTTAATTAAGGATCCCTTCCATGAAATGCAGAAGGTAGAGAGGTTTCTGAATCTTGCTCCTCAAATCAATGCGTCAAACTTTTACTTCAATAAGACAAAGGGTTTTTACTGTCTACGGGACAGTGGTCGAGAACGTTGCTTACACGAGTCGAAAGGAAGGGCCCACCCACACATAAATTCTTTTCTGTTGGCCAAACTACGTGCGTACTTTTATGAACCCAATAAAAAATTCTTTGAGCTTGTTGGGAGGACATTTGACTGGCTGTAA